One window from the genome of Larus michahellis chromosome 23, bLarMic1.1, whole genome shotgun sequence encodes:
- the LOC141734089 gene encoding granzyme M-like isoform X2, with translation MGMKGHLGLLLLLTLPSFGLARSWLRPSVIGGHEAKPHSRPYMVYIHFARAGACGGALLHKRWVLTAAHCVPPGTKAVGTVVVGLHRLQDHGVATQTFTIQAACRHPGYNDQTLENDLLLLQLKGTVTLSRTRQVVRLLGREPAAGTACSLAGWGTRGHGELSSTLQEMEVEVLDTRMCNNSRFWNGEIAPTMICFQGRHRGSAPTKGDSGSPLVCGKRAAVAGVMSFSSKKATDPFKPPVATSAVKHKKWIRKTLRRGCGSPQPGRTGQRDHPLLFTQGSSPAP, from the exons ATGGGGATGAAGGGCCACCTggggctgctgttgctgctgactCTCCCTTCGTTCGGGCTGG ccaggagctggCTTCGGCCATCGGTCATCGGGGGGCACGAGGCCAAACCCCACTCCAGGCCCTACATGGTGTACATCCACTTTGCGAGGGCTGGCGCCTGCGGGGGAGCGCTGCTGCACAAGCGCTGGGTGCTGACGGCCGCCCACTGTGTCCCTCCGGG gacgaAGGCTGTCGGGACGGTGGTGGTGGGGCTGCACAGACTGCAGGATCACGGGGTGGCCACACAGACCTTCACCATCCAGGCGGCCTGTCGCCACCCCGGCTACAACGACCAGACGCTTGAAAAcgacctgctcctgctccag CTGAAGGGGACGGTGACGCTGAGTAGGACGCGGCAGGTCGTCAGGCTGTTGGggcgggagccggcggcggggacggcgTGCAGCCTGGCAGGCTGGGGGACACGCGGGCACGGGGAGCTCTCGTCCACGCTGCAGGAGATGGAGGTCGAGGTGCTGGACACGCGGATGTGCAACAACAGTCGCTTCTGGAACGGCGAAATCGCCCCCACCATGATCTGCTTCCAGGGTCGCCACAGGGGATCGGCACCCACCAAG GGTGACTCCGGGAGCCCCTTGGTGTGCGGGAAGCGGGCGGCGGTGGCCGGTGTCATGTCCTTCAGCAGCAAAAAAGCCACCGACCCTTTCAAGCCTCCGGTCGCCACCTCGGCCGTGAAACACAAGAAATGGATCCGGAAAACGCTGCGGAGGGGCTgcggctccccccagcccgggcGCACGGGACAGAGAGACCACCCCCTCCTATTTACACAG
- the LOC141734089 gene encoding granzyme M-like isoform X1 has translation MSLAEQERDVEPAGAATRRGMGMKGHLGLLLLLTLPSFGLARSWLRPSVIGGHEAKPHSRPYMVYIHFARAGACGGALLHKRWVLTAAHCVPPGTKAVGTVVVGLHRLQDHGVATQTFTIQAACRHPGYNDQTLENDLLLLQLKGTVTLSRTRQVVRLLGREPAAGTACSLAGWGTRGHGELSSTLQEMEVEVLDTRMCNNSRFWNGEIAPTMICFQGRHRGSAPTKGDSGSPLVCGKRAAVAGVMSFSSKKATDPFKPPVATSAVKHKKWIRKTLRRGCGSPQPGRTGQRDHPLLFTQGSSPAP, from the exons CGGCGAGGGATGGGGATGAAGGGCCACCTggggctgctgttgctgctgactCTCCCTTCGTTCGGGCTGG ccaggagctggCTTCGGCCATCGGTCATCGGGGGGCACGAGGCCAAACCCCACTCCAGGCCCTACATGGTGTACATCCACTTTGCGAGGGCTGGCGCCTGCGGGGGAGCGCTGCTGCACAAGCGCTGGGTGCTGACGGCCGCCCACTGTGTCCCTCCGGG gacgaAGGCTGTCGGGACGGTGGTGGTGGGGCTGCACAGACTGCAGGATCACGGGGTGGCCACACAGACCTTCACCATCCAGGCGGCCTGTCGCCACCCCGGCTACAACGACCAGACGCTTGAAAAcgacctgctcctgctccag CTGAAGGGGACGGTGACGCTGAGTAGGACGCGGCAGGTCGTCAGGCTGTTGGggcgggagccggcggcggggacggcgTGCAGCCTGGCAGGCTGGGGGACACGCGGGCACGGGGAGCTCTCGTCCACGCTGCAGGAGATGGAGGTCGAGGTGCTGGACACGCGGATGTGCAACAACAGTCGCTTCTGGAACGGCGAAATCGCCCCCACCATGATCTGCTTCCAGGGTCGCCACAGGGGATCGGCACCCACCAAG GGTGACTCCGGGAGCCCCTTGGTGTGCGGGAAGCGGGCGGCGGTGGCCGGTGTCATGTCCTTCAGCAGCAAAAAAGCCACCGACCCTTTCAAGCCTCCGGTCGCCACCTCGGCCGTGAAACACAAGAAATGGATCCGGAAAACGCTGCGGAGGGGCTgcggctccccccagcccgggcGCACGGGACAGAGAGACCACCCCCTCCTATTTACACAG